One Pecten maximus chromosome 7, xPecMax1.1, whole genome shotgun sequence genomic window carries:
- the LOC117331493 gene encoding caveolin-3-like: MAEQEVDLIQRDPNALNEHTQIAFEDVLGEPDGTHSIDCVWTNSHKCFTCGKNCCYKFLTTLCGICIGLYWGCEFAMITFNAVWCCTPGLKAYTISCGIVQKFFGTCVACCLAPLCETFGLMFSKIQVTKS; the protein is encoded by the exons ATGGCTGAGCAGGAGGTCGACCTCATCCAAAGGGATCCAAATGCATTAAATGAGCACACACAG ATAGCGTTCGAGGATGTCCTTGGTGAGCCGGACGGTACACATAGCATCGACTGTGTCTGGACAAACAGTCACAAATGCTTCACCTGTGGGAAGAACTGTTGTTACAAGTTCCTGACCACATTGTGTGGCATCTGTATCGGCCTGTACTGGGGATGTGAGTTCGCCATGATCACTTTCAATGCTGTCTGGTGTTGCACACCGGGTCTCAAGGCATATACCATTTCCTGTGGAATAGTTCAGAAGTTCTTTGGCACCTGTGTCGCCTGCTGTTTAGCTCCTCTCTGCGAAACATTTGGATTAATGTTCAGCAAGATTCAAGTGACAAAGTCGTAA
- the LOC117331802 gene encoding caveolin-1-like: MDIDMHNRDPNDVNSNVRVSFDDVLAEPEGAHSIDCVWKLSYCCFNCGKNCAYRCMTFFFGICIAFYWGCEFAAIAFEQIWIVTPMLRVFAIYCGSCQKFFSIIINCCMAPVCQTCGLFFSQITVNHGEGGGQRSF; the protein is encoded by the exons ATGGATATCGATATGCATAACAGAGACCCGAATGACGTCAACTCCAATGTCAGG GTTTCTTTTGATGATGTGTTGGCCGAACCGGAGGGTGCCCACAGCATTGACTGTGTATGGAAGTTGAGTTACTGCTGTTTCAACTGTGGTAAAAACTGCGCCTACCGATGTATGACATTCTTTTTTGGGATATGCATCGCATTTTATTGGGGCTGTGAATTCGCTGCCATAGCATTTGAACAGATCTGGATCGTGACCCCGATGTTGAGAGTCTTTGCCATCTACTGTGGAAGTTGTCAAAAGTTCTTCAGCATCATTATAAATTGCTGTATGGCTCCCGTTTGCCAGACCTGTGGTTTATTCTTCAGTCAAATAACAGTGAATCACGGTGAGGGAGGAGGACAGAGGTCTTTTTAG